A segment of the Catenovulum adriaticum genome:
TGGCTCGAATTTGAAGCAGGAGAAACACCTGATGCAATTTATGCCAAAGCAATTGATAGAGTGCCGCCATTATTACATAACCTTCACGATAATGGTCATAGCTGGAAGAAAAATGATGTGCCCAAAGAAAAAGTTCTTACATTAAATAGTCGGATAGCAAAGGGCAGCGATGAACTTTGGAGTAATCTTAAAGAGAAGCTAGAAAAAGCAGGAGACAAAGGTTTCTTTGCGTAGTTATATACCTTTAAGATTTTGCTAATTGTAAGCTATAAATCTCTACAGTTGTATTAGACCATTACAATGTGTAGTGGCAGAATAATTTGCTCATCTGATTAGAGATGCCTCTAATAAATCGTCAGCAGTTTAATGTGGTTTTTGGCATTATTAAGTCCACCGTGATGAACCCTACCTTATTGTTTTGCAAGCACTACTTTGTTTAATTAAAATCCCAACATGCAATGTTGATGTTGTTGGCAAAAATATCATTTATATAACCGCTGTATATTGAAAAAATATTAATATGTTTTATGCTAAATTTTCAATATCAAGATTTTTTGACAAAACAAGTTTATTGTATAGCTAAAATTTAACAGGAGGTTTAGTGTGCCGTATAGTAATCGTAGTGAATTGCCCTCATCAGTAAAAGATAATTTACCTAAACATGCACAAGATATATATAAAGAAGCTTTTAATAGTGCATGGGATACTTACAAAAACTCTGAAGACAGAGATTCAGATGATGATCGCGAAACAGTCGCGCACAAAGTAGCTTGGTCAGCGGTTAAAAATACCTACCATAAAAATGCAAACGGAGATTGGGTAAAAGATTAGCTTATTAAAATAAGTTTAAAATGCTTGATAGGGTGTGATGGGTTTTGGTGGTGTATATAGGCGGCTGGGAGAGTTGCCAAAATAGTATCTAAGATATAATTGCCCATTTACGGGTTGGTAAGCATTGGCTTTTTGCGCTGAAAAGTAACCACCAATAATCCAGTTTTGATTAAGTTTATATTCAACGGATGCTGCTAAACGATAGCCTAAACCGGC
Coding sequences within it:
- a CDS encoding ChaB family protein gives rise to the protein MPYSNRSELPSSVKDNLPKHAQDIYKEAFNSAWDTYKNSEDRDSDDDRETVAHKVAWSAVKNTYHKNANGDWVKD